A single Ketogulonicigenium vulgare WSH-001 DNA region contains:
- the dnaG gene encoding DNA primase — translation MSLPAGFLDELRGRLSLAQVVGRKVVWDRRKSNPGKGDMWAPCPFHQEKSASFHVDDRKGYYYCFGCHAKGDAISFVRETENVGFTEAIEILAREAGMQVPARDPQSQQRADRRTQLSDVMEQVVQFYRLQLKTQSGEGARAYLQKRGLSPAAWDRWDLGYAPRAGLFHHLRDKGVALDLMVDSGMVVVPDDGREPFDRFRDRIIFPIRDARGRAISLGGRAMDPAAPAKYLNGPETPLFDKGRNLFNMGPAREAAGKGKPLIVAEGYMDVIALSEAGFGAAVAPLGTAVTADQLALMWRITDEPLIALDGDTAGMRAAMRVVDLALPLLVAGKGLRFALLPEGQDPDDLIKARGAPAMQAVIDAAMPMVRLMWQRETEGKVIDSPERRAALDKQLRALIMTITDASIRKHYGDEVNRLRQSLYGPVAEAKPGKLQWRPGKKATAPSGPTAAARASMLAGSSDQERLRVAVILATLLSCPEILPEFELELERMACHDPDHRDLRAAILRNAHQPDLRAAIEDSLGHMPLERLFAERHVAISPAVRRAGDAEVARLCLAEELAKLNARRGHAREIEEALEDWEDLPGETVTYRLGEAAKALDRAGRGDDDDKAVYDISPNGARLKREERDAFDALLAQIGRGKGQP, via the coding sequence ATGAGTCTTCCTGCAGGTTTCCTTGATGAGCTGCGCGGCCGCCTGTCGCTGGCACAGGTTGTCGGGCGCAAAGTGGTCTGGGATCGACGTAAGTCGAATCCGGGCAAGGGAGACATGTGGGCGCCATGTCCCTTCCATCAGGAAAAATCGGCCAGCTTTCACGTTGATGATCGCAAGGGCTATTATTATTGCTTTGGCTGTCACGCCAAAGGCGATGCGATCTCTTTCGTGCGCGAGACCGAGAACGTCGGCTTTACCGAGGCGATCGAGATCCTTGCCCGCGAAGCCGGAATGCAGGTGCCCGCGCGCGATCCGCAGTCGCAGCAGCGCGCTGATCGGCGCACGCAGCTCTCTGATGTGATGGAGCAGGTCGTCCAGTTCTACCGCCTGCAACTGAAAACCCAAAGCGGCGAGGGCGCGCGCGCCTATTTGCAAAAACGTGGCCTGTCCCCTGCGGCATGGGATCGGTGGGATCTGGGCTATGCGCCGCGCGCAGGGTTGTTTCATCACCTGCGCGACAAGGGCGTGGCGCTGGATCTGATGGTTGATAGCGGTATGGTCGTCGTGCCCGATGATGGGCGCGAGCCGTTCGACCGTTTCCGTGACCGTATCATTTTTCCCATCCGCGACGCGCGGGGGCGGGCGATCAGTCTGGGCGGGCGGGCGATGGACCCGGCTGCGCCCGCGAAATACCTGAACGGGCCGGAAACGCCGCTGTTCGACAAGGGCCGCAACCTGTTCAACATGGGCCCCGCGCGTGAGGCGGCAGGCAAGGGCAAGCCGTTGATCGTGGCCGAGGGCTATATGGATGTCATCGCCCTGTCCGAGGCGGGCTTTGGCGCGGCTGTTGCGCCCCTTGGCACCGCCGTGACGGCGGATCAGTTGGCGCTGATGTGGCGCATTACCGACGAGCCACTGATCGCGCTGGATGGCGACACCGCCGGGATGCGCGCGGCGATGCGGGTGGTTGATCTGGCGCTGCCGCTGCTGGTTGCGGGCAAGGGCTTGCGTTTCGCGCTCCTGCCAGAGGGGCAGGACCCTGACGACCTGATCAAAGCGCGCGGCGCGCCTGCCATGCAGGCCGTGATAGACGCGGCCATGCCGATGGTGCGCCTGATGTGGCAGCGCGAGACCGAAGGCAAAGTCATCGACAGCCCCGAGCGGCGCGCCGCGCTGGATAAGCAACTGCGCGCGCTGATTATGACGATCACGGATGCCTCGATCCGCAAACATTACGGCGATGAGGTGAACCGCCTGCGGCAGTCGCTGTATGGCCCCGTGGCCGAGGCAAAGCCCGGCAAGCTGCAATGGCGTCCGGGCAAAAAGGCGACGGCCCCCAGCGGGCCGACGGCGGCGGCGCGGGCCTCGATGCTGGCAGGCTCAAGCGATCAAGAGCGTTTGCGCGTGGCGGTGATCCTGGCGACGCTGCTGTCTTGCCCCGAAATCCTGCCCGAGTTCGAACTCGAACTCGAACGGATGGCCTGTCACGATCCCGATCATCGCGATCTGCGGGCGGCAATATTGCGAAATGCGCATCAACCTGACCTGCGCGCCGCGATTGAGGACAGTTTGGGCCATATGCCCCTTGAAAGACTGTTCGCGGAACGCCATGTCGCTATTTCACCCGCTGTGCGCCGTGCAGGCGATGCCGAAGTGGCCCGTCTGTGCCTTGCTGAAGAGCTGGCCAAGCTGAATGCCCGTCGCGGCCATGCGCGTGAGATTGAAGAAGCGCTGGAAGACTGGGAGGATCTGCCCGGCGAAACCGTCACCTACCGTCTGGGCGAGGCCGCCAAGGCGCTCGATCGCGCCGGTCGCGGTGATGATGACGATAAAGCCGTTTATGATATCAGCCCGAACGGGGCACGGCTAAAGCGCGAGGAACGCGATGCGTTCGATGCTTTGCTGGCCCAGATCGGGCGCGGAAAGGGCCAACCCTAG
- a CDS encoding hemolysin family protein: MLTEIFIVVALTFINGALAMSELAVVSSRRAKLKSLAEAGKSGAATALDLAENPGRFLSTVQIGITAVGVLSGAFSGATLGLRLTGWLASMGMAQNLADVLGVAVVVISITYLSLIVGELVPKQIALRNPEAVAMRVAPAMKMISRVAAPIVWFLDISGTTVLRLLGQSGQQDQAVTEEEVRVILSEARDQGVIEIEEREMLSGVMRLADRNARGLMTPRHEVAFIDVDSTTEDVIADLQRIGRPRIPVREGDEVLGVLYVTDVISAIAAGQPLDLRALLREVPVVYESADAISVIEILRKSANHMALVYDEYGSFEGLITTGDILEAITGTFQESLAEEPAFVAREEGGYLVAGWMPADEFCDRIGIPRELAGDYETVAGLVLNHLHHMPQLGDQVQAGGWNFEVVDLDGRRIDKVLVRELPRA, encoded by the coding sequence GTGTTAACAGAAATATTCATCGTGGTCGCGCTGACCTTTATCAACGGCGCGCTGGCCATGTCCGAGCTTGCGGTCGTGTCCTCGCGCCGCGCAAAGCTGAAAAGCCTCGCCGAGGCTGGTAAATCCGGTGCGGCCACCGCGCTGGATCTGGCCGAAAACCCCGGCCGCTTCCTTTCCACCGTTCAAATCGGCATCACCGCAGTTGGCGTCCTGTCGGGCGCATTTTCGGGCGCGACGCTGGGTCTGCGCCTGACCGGCTGGCTGGCCAGCATGGGCATGGCCCAGAACCTCGCCGATGTGCTGGGCGTGGCTGTCGTCGTGATTTCGATCACCTATCTGTCGCTGATCGTAGGCGAGCTGGTGCCAAAGCAGATCGCCCTGCGCAACCCCGAGGCTGTCGCCATGCGCGTCGCCCCGGCGATGAAGATGATCTCGCGCGTGGCCGCCCCCATTGTATGGTTTCTTGATATCTCGGGCACCACGGTTCTGCGTCTGCTGGGCCAGTCGGGCCAGCAAGATCAGGCCGTCACCGAAGAAGAGGTGCGCGTCATCCTCTCTGAGGCGCGCGACCAAGGCGTGATCGAGATTGAAGAGCGTGAAATGCTGTCCGGCGTCATGCGTCTGGCCGACCGCAATGCACGCGGACTGATGACCCCGCGCCACGAAGTGGCCTTTATCGACGTGGATAGCACCACCGAGGATGTGATCGCCGACCTGCAGCGCATCGGGCGTCCCCGCATTCCCGTGCGCGAAGGCGACGAAGTGCTGGGCGTGCTTTACGTGACCGATGTGATCAGCGCGATTGCCGCGGGCCAGCCGCTGGATCTGCGCGCGCTGCTGCGCGAAGTGCCCGTGGTCTATGAAAGCGCCGATGCGATCAGCGTGATCGAGATCCTGCGCAAATCGGCCAATCACATGGCCCTGGTTTACGACGAATATGGCAGCTTTGAAGGGCTGATCACCACGGGTGATATCCTTGAGGCGATCACCGGCACCTTCCAGGAATCCCTGGCCGAGGAGCCCGCCTTTGTCGCACGCGAAGAAGGTGGCTATCTGGTGGCTGGCTGGATGCCCGCAGATGAATTTTGCGACCGCATCGGTATCCCGCGCGAGCTGGCTGGCGATTATGAAACCGTGGCTGGCCTGGTGCTGAACCACCTGCACCATATGCCGCAACTGGGCGATCAGGTGCAGGCGGGCGGCTGGAACTTTGAAGTGGTCGACCTTGATGGGCGCCGGATCGACAAGGTTTTGGTGCGCGAGCTGCCGCGCGCGTAA